The region TAATTTTTGTTGTTATCTGAGTCCTTATATCTCACTTTTGTGCTGGTTTTTGTCTCTAAAAGTAAAATTTGCATGAAAATCCACAAGAAATCTTCGGATTTTGACTTAGGGACTAAAACCAACACAAAAAATGAGATATAGGGACTCAaaccaaaataaataaattacaGGGATCAAAACCAAAAACTCGCTAACTTATAAGGACCAACCAACTATTTTAGTCTTCTTTTAAATTAGAATTGATTATACTGTTGAAATGTAATTCAAATTTAAGTTGTATTTGTGTTTCagtttcatgtcatttggatttgcATTTTACATTTGAATTTGGGTGAATGTATATAAACGCAAAGTTAATTACTTTTGTAACAAAATTGCGAATTTGAGTTTTGAGAAATTGAGTTTTGAGAAATTGAGTTAGTTATAGTGaatctcccccccccccctcccccctCTCTCTGCAATTCTCTACAATtctttcatcttcttcttcctcttgtGCAATAATGAAGGTTCAGAGTTAACTTCAATAATTGGTATCCAGAGCTTCGATTCAGATTCACAAGGAAACACGAGTATACTAAGGTGTGTGATTGATTTCATTCCTCAAATTCGCGTTGAATTGAAGATCGAAATTGAAGAGAATCAAAGATATTGACTCTCAGGATTTAGGAAACACGAGTGTTGGTGAGAATTGAGTGATTTGCACAATAACAAAGATGAACGGAAGAAATGGTAGCTTGAATACAAAGCTTATAGTATTTGACAAAAAGAATTGGAATTGGTCGTCGATTCAGATGCGTGTGTTATTTGACACTCAAAATATTTTTAATCTCGTCAATGACGGTTACACCCCAGTTGTAGAAAATGAAACAGAAGTGCAAAGAAATGTGTAACGTGAAAAGAGGAAGAATGATCAGAAGGAATTGTTCTATATCCACCACTGTGTGGATACAAAGGTGTTTGAGAAGATTGTTGATTCGACGACGGCGAATGCGACGTGGGATACACTTGTGCGGTGCTATAATGGTTACATATAAGTGAAGAAAGTAAAGTTGTAGTCCATTTTCAAGAAATATGAGAGCCTTaacatgaagaacaatgaaaAGGTGCCTGattacatctccagagtgattgTGGTCACGAATGAGATGAAGTCTTGTGGTGAAATGCTCTATGAACAAGTTATCATTGAAAAGGTACTAAGATTACTTACCCCTTAATTTGATTACATAGTTGTAGCCATAAAACACTCCAAATACACTggcaccatgagaattgaagagcttcAGAGTAGTTTAAAGACacaagagttgcgtttgactgaaAGAAACTCTGAAAGGGAGACAAAACAGACTCTAAAAGCTCATACTCTGAAAGCTTCTTTTGTCAAGAAGAAATATAAGCAAGCATGGCTAGAGAACAAGAAAAAGTATAGTGTTGGTGCTCAGACCCATATGAGAATAAGAATGTTCATAAGGGAAATGAGAAGTTTGATAAGAGAAAGGTTCAGTGTTACAGTTGCAACAAGTTTGGGCATTTTGCTGTTGATTGCTGATTAAACAAGGTTAACAAGAGTGAAGAAGCCAACACAACCAGAGGACATTCTGATGATGAACATGTGCTATTGATGACATCTGAAAAATGTAGGTGGAACAATGGTAGACTAGTGGGATATGGACACTGACTGCTCAAATCACTTAACTGGAAATAAGAAATGGCTAATTGATTTTGACTCCGGTAGAAAGACTAAGATCATATGTGCTGATGACGAGTATCTGAATTCCGAAGGAATAAGAAATGTCAGAGTGAAATTGAAAAATGACAAAATTGTACTTCAAGGATGCATGGTATGTTCTTGGCATGAATAacaatctgatgagtgtaggttAGCTGATTGAAAAAGGTTTTTCAGTAACCATGAAGTAcaatctcttgaagttgtatgactATAATTAGAAGCTGATTATGCAGTATTAACTGGGAAGAAATAGGATATTTAAGTTGAATGTTGCAACAGAAAACACTCAATGCCTTAGTGTGAGAAATGCTGAGGGGgaaagtgagttgtggcacaagagattgagacatttgaatttcagaagcttagGGCATTAGATTTCAAAGAATCTggtatatggaattccaaagatTGTGTTACCAGATAAATCATGTGATATATGCATGAGAGGAAAGCGACCAAGATTGTCATTCTCATCAGAAATGCCTCCAAGAGCAACTCATGATTTAGGTATGGTGAATTATGATGTATGTAGTCCATTTGAGGTACCTTCACTTGTAGGAAATAAgtactttgtgtcatttgtgTATGAGTTCACAAGAATAACATGGGTAACACTCATAAAGTTCAAACATTAGGTGTTTGCTGAGTTCAAGAAATTCAAAGCGAAGGTTGAAAATCAAAGTGGACTAAGATTGAAGATCTTCAGAAACGATGGTGGAGGTGATTTCAATTCAACAGAGTTCAAGAATTTTTGTGAGGAACATGGTATTGAGCATGAGGTCACTGTTCCATACACTCCACATCATAATGGTCTTGTTGAAAGGGGAAATAGAACTTTGTTTGACATGACAAGGAGCATGATGAAGGAGAAGAATCTATCTCACACATTTTGGGGTGAAGTAATTGTCATGTCAATATATATGCTCAACAGATGCCCAACAAAGAATTTAAAGGAAGTAGTTCCTATTGAGAAGTGGACTAGAAGAAAGCAAAGTTTTATCCATTTCAAGGTGTTTAGTTATGTATGTTACAAACATATACCATATCAAGGTGTTTGATTATGTATGTTACAAACATATACCATATCAAGGTGTTTGGTTATGTATGTTACAAACATATACCATATGCTACTAGAAAGTATTTGGATGACAGAAGAAGAGTCATGTTGCTTATAGGTTACCACAATACATGTGCTTATAAGCTTTATTGCCCATTCACCAACAAAGTTGAATTCAATAGAGATGTCATATTGAAAGAATTAGAAACATGGGATTAGAGAAAGTCTCAATCCAACTATAATGAAATGTCAACACTATAGTTTTATTATGCCTCTAAAGGAGATTCTTTCTCTGAAGGAGGTTCTGACTCTGAAGGAGGTTCTGACTCTGAAGGCGTGTCTGGCTCTGAAGATGACTCTGACTCTGAAGGTGTGTCTGACTCTGAAGATGACTCTGACTCTGAAGGTGAGTCTGGCTCTGAAGGTGACTCTAACTCTGATGGTGGACCTGACTATAAAGGTGATCCAACCTTTGAAGGTGGAGCTTCTAAAGGTGGTCATGCCTCTGAAGGTTAACTTGCGCCGTTTCAAAGGCCACAAAGAATGAGACGAGACAGATACCAAGGAGACTTGCAGACTTTGAATGCTGTATGATACTGAGACtgactctgaaggagaagtcCTACAGAATGCAATGATGATGGACTATGAACCTATCAACATCAATGAGGTTCTTAAGAAGAAGGTGTGGGTGAATGCCATGAAGGAAGAACTTGAGTCCATTGAAAGAAATAAGACATGGGAAGTGACTGTTCTACCTCAAAACAAGAAATCCATCGGTATGGAATGGGTTTTCAAGATATAGCTGAAGCTAGGCGGTTCTGTTGCCAAGCATAAAGCAAGGTTAATAGCTATAGGATTTCTACAAAAGTATGATTTAGACtactttgaagtgtttgcacctATAGCTAGACATGAAATCATAAGATTGATTATTACTACAACTGCAAATAGGAATTAACCTGTGATACATTTAGATGTAAAGTCAGCTTTTCTAAATGGTCAATTGCAAAAAGAAGTGTATGTGTTACAACCTCCTGAATTTGTGGAAGAGAACAAAGAAGAGATGGTGTACAAGCTGCATAAAGCCTTATATGagttgaaacaagctccaaggGTTTGGAATATGAAAAAtgattcatttttcaagcatCTAGGATTCAAAAAATGTGAAATTGAATATGGTGTGTATGTGCAGCATACTTCTAATGAAAATGTGAGTATGATATGTCTCTATGTAGATGACATACTTCTGACAGGGAGTTGTACTTCTGAGATAAACAAGTTCCAAAAGGCGTTGATGAATACATTTGATATGACTGACCTTGCAAAAATGGTATATTTTCAAGTAATGGAGATTTTACACTCTAAAAAGGGAATCAATGTGCATCAACTAAAGTATCAACTTGAGCTGCTGAAGAGATCTGAGCTGATGAATTGTAAGTCAGGAGTCATACCTGCTGAGACAAATCATAAGTTGGATTATGATGTTGATGGTGAGGATGTAGATGCTATAACCTTCAATAGTTGGTTAGATGTATGAGATATATGTGTAACACTAGGCTTGACATATgctatgcagttggaatggtAAGTAGGTTTATGAGTAAGCCAAAGTGGTCACATTACCAAGCTGCAGTCCGGATACCAAGGTATGTAAAAGAGACTTTGAGGTATGAAATTTTGTTTTCATATGGAGTGTCAGATGATGCTGAGATGATATGCTATTCAAACTCTGACTAGTGTAGAGACAAGGTAGACAAAAGACGCGATATAGAATAAATGTTTATGTAGCTATGAGCTCCCATTTATTGGTGCTCCAAGAAGAAACCAGTGGTTGCACTatcaacttgtgaagctgaatacatatTTGGTGCGTTGTCAGCATGTCAGGCTGTTTGGATAATGAATTTGCTGCAGGAATTGAAGTTCAAGGTGAGCAAACCAATAAGTTTAATGATAGACAACAAATCAGCCATAACTCTTGCAAAGAATCCAATGATGCATGGAAGAAGCAGACACATTGATACTAAGTGTCAATTTTTACACAGTCAAGTTCAGAATGGAGTACTTGAGGTTGTTCACTGTAGTACTCATAAGCAACTTGCAGATGTGATGACCAAGGCAATCAAAACTGAATATTTCATCAATTTGAGGGATgaaattgatgttgttgatttttaatcttaaatatgaattaagggatgacGTTGAAATATAATTCAAACTCAATTCGCATTTGAGTATCGGTTTCATGTCATTTGAGTTTGTGTTTCATTTATATTAGAAGTTGGGTGAATGTATATAAACCCAAAGTTAGTTACATTTGTAACAAAATTGTGAAATTGAGTTAGTTATAGTGaattttctctctctctctctctctctctctctctctctctctctctctctctctctctctctctctctctctctctctctctctctctctctctctctctctctctctctctctctctctctctctctctctctctctctctctctctctctctctctctctcaacaATGGATGTTCAACGTTAACTccaacaaaatttaaaattgatTTAACTTAAAGttaaaatttatattttttttagtTTAAATGTAATTTTTATACTAAAATTTATTGTTAAATCCACTTTTACATAAATATATCAAAATATAAATCACTCTATATTCAACTCAATTTtgtgttgagaatgtatcaagtgtgagtagtgtggataatagtctcacattggttgAAAATATGAAGACTTAATCATTTATAAGTGAGAAAATccacccacctatcaccttaaggtttttggtgaatatgtggtgtgtctctcacaaaggtgttgctctaaaaagaagaagtctcacaatgttcaataCTCCATAGTGAAAAACTCCTTCAATAAAtggtatcatgagcctttggttCGAGAAAGAGACTAACTTACTTGTATCAAAAGTCAGCGGCGCCACAAGGATGGTGAATATGAAATGTtccgttgaagagtgtcaacgacGCCAAagtggtgaataagaaacgttctGTGCGGTACAAGAGTTAGTGGAAATAAGAAGAGCTTCCACTTGAGGGGGAacattgtggactcacacttgagggaAAGTGTTGATAATGTATCAATTGTGATTAGTTTAGATAATAATCTCACATTGGTTagaaatatggagacttgagcatttataaaTGAGAGAATCCACCCACttatcaccttaaggttttgggtgaatatgtggtatgtctctcacaaaggtgttgctctagAAAAAAAATTCTACAATGTCCAACGCTCCCTAGTGAATACTCCTTtaacattttaaaaataatttattttataaaattaatttattgaaaataatttttttcgCCGCAGAATCAAACAAACAATTAGTGTGATATGAGttaaaattgattttaattttaatttatcTTAGATTTTAATTTTTGACgtgtaaaaaataattttatatgTGAAAATTTGGTTTTTGACATGTTTGTTTATGctaaaatataattatttttgtttatataattagttttattttaagttaaaaattataaactttgattttaaaattaatttttatattcTGATTTATTGTTTAAATAATTTTCATATTAGTATTTTTAAACATAAATTAGTTTAACATCGGATCATTTTAATCAtaattaatttttcaaaattaatttttttataaccaCACACCAAATAGCCACTTAGATCTAACTCAAATTACTTAATTAAGCACTAAAAACTCAAATTACTTACAGATATGATTTGTATTTTTTTTCTCAAACATGATTTTTGTAATTTTCCCGtctttttttataaaaaatatttttagaaaaCTAATTTATTTTATGGCAAAACCAACACACCTTTCATATTAATTTGGCTTCTTAGAGATTGAAGGATGGTTATTTAATTTCTGTTAATATATGTTTGAAAGAGCAAATCATAAAATGCAACATGTCAAGGTTCAAAGACTTTTTTTCAATATAGCTAAAACGTCAAATTAATTACTTGCAAACTACGTCATGTCTTTCAATTAAGATTGTATtcaattaattttattttaatacaTTATTATTTAAAGGTGTATAAAACAAGAATAGGGTCGACCTATTAGTAATAATTGGACTAGAATAGAACACTACTTGTTTAAGTATTTCATGTCTCACATTCTAAATTATAAATTAGGAATATTCTTTATGGTTTGGTGGAGGACAACTTTAATACTAGTTAGAAGATATTAATTGAAAAACAATAATTAAGAATTGGTTTTTAATTGATTTCTTAATGGTAAATTGTAAGTAGTATTTTTGTTAGAGGTTAAGTGATAGTAGAAACTTCTTACTAATAAAATGACAAAAACAAGActtaaattttaattaaaattaatttttaatcaCTCCATTTCTAAAATtatattattgattttattttattgatCTATTAATAACATTTATCATATAAAATTATCACGCCACAAaattctttaattcttttttcaTTCAACTAAACATTTCCAACACCTTACTTTTTTACTTTATTTTTGGATAAAATTACAAGATTTTATGGTTGTTAAGTCCGAAGAGTTTGATTTCAGGAAGACAACACAATTCTGCAATGAGATCTTCTTCTCAGTTGAATATTATGCTAAATTATTGATTGATTTGTATTTGTTGAAAGAGAGAGTTATGTTTTTAATGTTGATGTTAAGTATAAAAATTCTTTTCACAATGTTTTTCTCTTCATATTCTTAGTTATTCATTAAAATATTGACATGCTAAAAATGTTGTTAAGCCGATGAAGGAAAAGGTAACAACGATGATGCTTCATGTTCAATAAATCTAATCATCATGTTGAAACGTTACTACAATAATAATAGATGAGTTATAAAAAAATAATACACTCATTATGTAGAAACAAACGCTTCTTATGAGATTACtcaaatttttaaaaattgtaCTAGTGTTCGGGAGTCCGAGGAGCGGTGAAAGTGTTAGTGAGTTAAACGTTCAAGGTCTAAGAGATCTGGACACCACCTATCCACCAAAAACCTTAAGATAATGAGAGTATCATGAGATTTATTTTTTATAAATCCAATATTTTCTTCATTTCTAATCGATGTGAGATTTAACCACTCATACTTGAATCTGAACAATCTCCCCCACAAGTGTGAGTCACCCAACATCACTAGTCTTTGATCCATATTGGAATCTCACTCTCACTTCTCCATCAAGTCGAACCTAGGCTTTAATACCATTGATGGGTCATGAGGAGGAGTATCCATATTTGGCCAATGAAAAATACACAAGTGAGACAAAACTCAATCTAGTGATGACAAAACTAAGGTTTGTTATCACAGAGCCCAAACTGATTCAGTCTTTTTGCAATGGAAAATGGAAGCACAACTTCGAATCGATTTCCTACAAATATACCACTTTTAAAAGGCGAAAACTATGATAGATGGGGTGCATAAGTGAAAGTTATTCATATTTTAAGATGTGGTTGAAATCGTGAATGATGACACGTATACATTggaggcaaatgcaaatgataCTCAGAGAGCTACACACAAGGAGCAAAGGaagaaaaatggagggaaaattTCTTGATTCATCACTGTGTGGATCCAAATATTTTTTAGAAGATCATTGAGGAATGAAAAAACAAAGGAGCATGTGATACATTGAAGAAACGGGTGGAGTTGAGAAATTGAAGAAGGTAAAGCTGTAGATTTTGAGAAAACAATGTGAGATGACTCAAATGAAAGAAAAGGAAACAATTGAAGTAATCTGTAAAGCAAAACATTTCCCACATAATATTGTTAATAGTATGAATATTTTAAAATATTGGATGAGTAAAAATACTATATACACTAAACATGACACTCACATCTATAAAAacatatatatttttataaaagTAATCTATAAAGAAAAAAAGAAACATATCTCAAGGAAACTTTGATTCCTTAACATTCGGTTAAAGGATAATAAACATATATAATTTATTaaattttctatttatttatttctcttttatttaaTCAAATCTAGTATGTGAAATTTTTGTCCAAATAACCACATTTTTCAAATAAATTCTCATAATGAGCACAATTCCCACATGGTTTTCAAAGTAATTCATTTTTAAACCAAACAAAATTAGAATGAAGAGAATTTTTCATATGAATTGACGTCTCCATTTAAAAAATAAGAGGAGTCATCAATTGAATTGACAACTGCATGTGGGGTtaccaatccaattggcgccgACTACATGCATTACTTAAGAGGTAACATCAATTAGTCTGACGCCTGTGTACAAGACCTAAGTGGTGACGTGAATTCAACTGGATACTATGTGTTGGATGCTTTTTTTAGTATAAATAAATGTGTCTTCTACCATTTGCTTTACACCTCTTATAATTTTTTTCTTATCTTTTCTTCACTAGGTTTATCATGATTGTTAAAAGAAATTAGCATGTATGTTATTCGAGAAAGAAGCCTCTGATGAAAATGCATTTTTGAAACATCCAAAGTTCGGAGCAACTTGAATGAAGTTTGAACGGTTGGTTAGACTGGGATATTAATGATGGAGAAAGAATTAGAAGTATTAAGAAGCTTGTTTCGTACATATCAATTGTAGATGACAATAATGATATGCAGCGTATGTGGATGCGAGTTAAAGATGACAATGATGTCTACACCATATGATATTGTTTTTATTGCTATAATCTCTTAGATATGCTAT is a window of Lathyrus oleraceus cultivar Zhongwan6 chromosome 6, CAAS_Psat_ZW6_1.0, whole genome shotgun sequence DNA encoding:
- the LOC127093626 gene encoding uncharacterized protein LOC127093626, whose translation is MDTDCSNHLTGNKKWLIDFDSGRKTKIICADDEYLNSEGIRNVRVKLKNDKIVLQGCMIVLPDKSCDICMRGKRPRLSFSSEMPPRATHDLGMVNYDVCSPFEVFAEFKKFKAKVENQSGLRLKIFRNDGGGDFNSTEFKNFCEEHGIEHEVTVPYTPHHNGLVERGNRTLFDMTRSMMKEKNLSHTFWGEFYYASKGDSFSEGGSDSEGGSDSEGVSGSEDDSDSEGVSDSEDDSDSEGESGSEGDSNSDGGPDYKGDPTFEGGASKGGHASEGEVLQNAMMMDYEPININEVLKKKVWVNAMKEELESIERNKTWEVTVLPQNKKSIDVKSAFLNGQLQKEVYVLQPPEFVEENKEEMVYKLHKALYELKQAPRHTSNENVSMICLYVDDILLTGSCTSEINKFQKALMNTFDMTDLAKMVYFQVMEILHSKKGINVHQLKYQLELLKRSELMNCKSGVIPAETNHKLDYDVDGEDVDAITFNSWLDKKPVVALSTCEAEYIFGALSACQAVWIMNLLQELKFKVSKPISLMIDNKSAITLAKNPMMHGRSRHIDTKCQFLHSQVQNGVLEVVHCSTHKQLADVMTKAIKTEYFINLRDEIDVVDF